A genomic segment from Nicotiana tabacum cultivar K326 chromosome 9, ASM71507v2, whole genome shotgun sequence encodes:
- the LOC107782018 gene encoding ubiquitin-conjugating enzyme E2 20-like, with product MATMNSGNNSNTPATAQVMPSLKQTLPTAKTVDTQSVLKRLQSELMALMMSGDSGISAFPEEDNIFVWKGTITGSKDTVFEGTEYKLSLSFPADYPFKPPKVKFETGCFHPNVDVYGNICLDILQDKWSSAYDVRTILISIQSLLGEPNISSPLNTQAAALWCNQEEYRKMVEKLYKPSA from the exons ATGGCTACAATGAACAGTGGGAACAACAGCAATACTCCGGCAACTGCTCAAGTTATGCCTTCTCTTAAACAGACATTGCCTACTGCAAAAACTGTTGATACCCAGTCTGTTCTTAAAAG GTTGCAGTCTGAATTGATGGCTCTAATG ATGAGTGGTGATTCTGGGATATCTGCATTTCCTGAAGAAGACAACATATTTGTTTGGAAAGGGACAATAACTGGTAGCAAAGATACAGTTTTTGAAGGAACAGAATACAAGCTCTCTCTTTCATTTCCTGCTGATTACCCTTTCAAACCACCAAAGGTTAAATTTGAGACTGGTTGCTTTCATCCTAATGTTGATGTCTATGGCAACATCTGCTTAGACATTCTTCAG GATAAGTGGTCATCTGCTTATGATGTGAGGACTATACTTATCTCAATTCAGAGTTTGCTTGGAG AGCCAAACATAAGCTCACCTCTAAACACTCAGGCTGCAGCTCTTTGGTGCAATCAAGAAG AATACAGAAAGATGGTTGAGAAGCTATACAAGCCTAGTGCATAG
- the LOC107782019 gene encoding uncharacterized protein LOC107782019 isoform X2, with product MATDNKSRPKATNKTKNKQRYRPNNFYDELVQGTGSSLGHGELSEEPKNKKIVFTYSDSSSSDDDDGGEGDEDKGNDENQTKEETSKIEQNQEKTDEEIGSLKNGGSGPENKDNTSADELIQGNADKKEELETTHKQKDSEVGEPPSKKQCVEREAPKAGNIVVGKTEEKSVDKLIEAELAELGDKSKRRFNYLDSGCNGVVFVQMRKKDGDPNPKEIIQHMMSSLASMKRHVSRFILRVLPIEVTCYASEEEIGRAIKPLVEQYLPAETDTPKKFAVLYEARANTGINKMKIIDTVAKSVPSPHKVDLSNPEINIVVQIVKTVCLLGVVEKYKELSKYNLRQLTSKN from the exons ATGGCTACAGACAACAAATCAAGGCCGAAAGCTACCAACAAAACAAAGAACAAGCAACGTTATCGTCCCAACAAT TTTTACGATGAGCTGGTACAGGGGACAGGTTCAAGTTTAGGACATGGAGAATTATCAGAAGAACCTAAAAACAAAAAGATTGTTTTCACATATTCTGATTCATCTAgtagtgatgatgatgatggtggtgaAGGTGATGAAGACAAAGGAAATGATGAGAACCAGACCAAGGAGGAGACATCAAAAATTGAGCAGAATCAGGAGAAAACTGATGAAGAAATAGGCAGCTTGAAAAATGGTGGATCAGGGCCTGAAAACAAGGACAACACCTCTGCCGATGAGCTAATACAAGGAAATGCTGATAAGAAAGAGGAGCTAGAGACAACTCATAAACAGAAAGATAGTGAAGTGGGGGAGCCACCCTCAAAGAAACAATGTGTGGAAAGAGAAGCACCAAAAGCTGGAAATATTGTTGTTGGTAAGACAGAGGAGAAATCTGTTGATAAACTAATTGAAGCTGAGCTTGCTGAGTTGGGAGACAAAAGTAAG AGGCGTTTTAACTACCTCGACTCAGGTTGCAATGGTGTTGTTTTTGTTCAAATGCGCAAGAAAGATGGAGATCCCAACCCTAAGGAAATCATTCAACATATGATGTCCTCTCTTGCCTCGATGAAGAGACACGTATCAAG GTTCATATTGAGAGTGTTACCAATTGAAGTAACATGTTATGCATCAGAGGAGGAAATTGGAAGAGCAATAAAGCCTCTTGTTGAACAGTACTTACCTGCTGAAACTGACACTCCAAAAAAG TTTGCAGTGCTTTATGAAGCTCGAGCAAATACTGGAATTAATAAGATGAAAATCATTGATACAGTGGCTAAATCTGTTCCTTCACCTCACAAAGTTGATCTTAGCAACCCTGAGATAAACATAGTGGTTCAGATAGTCAAG aCTGTATGCTTGCTTGGAGTTGTTGAAAAGTACAAGGAATTGTCCAAGTATAACTTGAGGCAGCTTACCTCGAAGAATTAA
- the LOC107782019 gene encoding uncharacterized protein LOC107782019 isoform X1, whose product MATDNKSRPKATNKTKNKQRYRPNNKTVKKGGYPLRPGVQGFYITCDGGRERQASQEAVNVIDSFYDELVQGTGSSLGHGELSEEPKNKKIVFTYSDSSSSDDDDGGEGDEDKGNDENQTKEETSKIEQNQEKTDEEIGSLKNGGSGPENKDNTSADELIQGNADKKEELETTHKQKDSEVGEPPSKKQCVEREAPKAGNIVVGKTEEKSVDKLIEAELAELGDKSKRRFNYLDSGCNGVVFVQMRKKDGDPNPKEIIQHMMSSLASMKRHVSRFILRVLPIEVTCYASEEEIGRAIKPLVEQYLPAETDTPKKFAVLYEARANTGINKMKIIDTVAKSVPSPHKVDLSNPEINIVVQIVKTVCLLGVVEKYKELSKYNLRQLTSKN is encoded by the exons ATGGCTACAGACAACAAATCAAGGCCGAAAGCTACCAACAAAACAAAGAACAAGCAACGTTATCGTCCCAACAAT AAAACAGTGAAGAAAGGTggataccctttaaggccaggagTACAAGGGTTTTATATAACATGTGATGGTGGAAGAGAAAGACAAGCCTCTCAAGAAGCTGTTAATGTTATTGACTCT TTTTACGATGAGCTGGTACAGGGGACAGGTTCAAGTTTAGGACATGGAGAATTATCAGAAGAACCTAAAAACAAAAAGATTGTTTTCACATATTCTGATTCATCTAgtagtgatgatgatgatggtggtgaAGGTGATGAAGACAAAGGAAATGATGAGAACCAGACCAAGGAGGAGACATCAAAAATTGAGCAGAATCAGGAGAAAACTGATGAAGAAATAGGCAGCTTGAAAAATGGTGGATCAGGGCCTGAAAACAAGGACAACACCTCTGCCGATGAGCTAATACAAGGAAATGCTGATAAGAAAGAGGAGCTAGAGACAACTCATAAACAGAAAGATAGTGAAGTGGGGGAGCCACCCTCAAAGAAACAATGTGTGGAAAGAGAAGCACCAAAAGCTGGAAATATTGTTGTTGGTAAGACAGAGGAGAAATCTGTTGATAAACTAATTGAAGCTGAGCTTGCTGAGTTGGGAGACAAAAGTAAG AGGCGTTTTAACTACCTCGACTCAGGTTGCAATGGTGTTGTTTTTGTTCAAATGCGCAAGAAAGATGGAGATCCCAACCCTAAGGAAATCATTCAACATATGATGTCCTCTCTTGCCTCGATGAAGAGACACGTATCAAG GTTCATATTGAGAGTGTTACCAATTGAAGTAACATGTTATGCATCAGAGGAGGAAATTGGAAGAGCAATAAAGCCTCTTGTTGAACAGTACTTACCTGCTGAAACTGACACTCCAAAAAAG TTTGCAGTGCTTTATGAAGCTCGAGCAAATACTGGAATTAATAAGATGAAAATCATTGATACAGTGGCTAAATCTGTTCCTTCACCTCACAAAGTTGATCTTAGCAACCCTGAGATAAACATAGTGGTTCAGATAGTCAAG aCTGTATGCTTGCTTGGAGTTGTTGAAAAGTACAAGGAATTGTCCAAGTATAACTTGAGGCAGCTTACCTCGAAGAATTAA